A region from the Linepithema humile isolate Giens D197 chromosome 1, Lhum_UNIL_v1.0, whole genome shotgun sequence genome encodes:
- the LOC105672728 gene encoding tetratricopeptide repeat protein 14 homolog isoform X1: MESMDARLVAQALNYHGQQLQKVWEGERNENELVMLNLKDPSFEIYQQRQKTLSFGDRGKRLKLQQFVAKKADTLYDKANLEKPAEGNKQELGDEEFYATVPALDTFVTMEKSQRIRNFLESLVVGDVIYAQVIGKSAAGLLLKVLCNCSDCPRVVTELGVKALILNAAIVPAVDKKGVTRGYMANDLVCVVVSEVSVEAERVVAVMNVPAREGQTPHPPMGLIHSDDLPEAYKKAMDNKGQSYETLLENSTGFNNPNNIKYLSDLISLGQENHSNMVGLRERFPPNEYSSELRQAQASKWAFRSVADGIDHFKAGRHTEAFQCLNKALTVDPRNVEGLVARGALYANSGSFKKAIDDFETALKLNQTHANARKYMAETLVALGRSYEDEKKYEEAQKAYEDCLAIAPFHEEARNSIEYIKSKTLTAPLNPLDTFKSFETENDVVENKKDKKKRKKERKSRSKKRQRWSSSSSSSSSGSSSSSSSESSSSSSSGSSRSASRSPSRKRKHKKDHRSSLSPLSKRMAQYNNPPAATATTHDTVTPASYTANPREKMDDYEIRVRKFLEQTKDDSDYEDKVRKFLEETARWKREKEKKHSETDKMKKKKKKEKKGKDKEKEDKKNRKKKKKEERKKRKNKDKLERDLDALKKSSLPDLEQLESRLNAYYAKVEKDCAALKRYVAQYNEIPSPLSNAEKLAESSRREEELRRERERERDEASKAYHERESRAPMTAQQRKGAYKTLKCITSRIHWWDENSLQLSIAEIQRKPLSDIFEQDSQLIHPEPKLPTLDTAALNAKWKAAQAARQKDVPPQKWQDIPSESKKMQSNVFVDSDEDDDNELEERLQRAALEKSLNIRKQMQRELAEKRALPPQPSPTPPPPLPKEPPMPKQAPVKYPTPQPQNKFQSYKDPMSVSQTSPTKFGSSNNLGGKFQPIGQNSGVGHPPEPPRSLPPTKNQSQAKGPRTDSDSENERGQHRQTPKKRDSSSRGGVNKRMSRDRPAKRSRSRSRSASSSGSSRSRSPRRSRSRSYSNRRSGSYERKYSRSPSGTYSRSRSRSRSRSYSRSRSRSRSNDRGYYRKRQFRPYNNRGTYYKPRFQVFNNPNHRGGGNNFQNRNRFYNNQHNNRFNNRRGFNNRGGRGGRGNRGGRFFHGKQGFRDFRDRRDFRDRRASSRDRYSDRSYSPDPMRKVDEAKEKINKMLEGGEDVEHQQGGSGGSTVPPNKRQAGPLSEGEERDDDDYERWGDGEGGDAANTKNEVVEPVDDKLEGKEFFIERMKQRSKDTLMQRAIAAKIW, encoded by the exons ATGGAATCTATGGATGCGCGTCTTGTGGCGCAAGCATTGAACTACCATGGCCAGCAGTTGCAGAAAGTGTGGGAAGGAGAACGCAACGAAAATGAACTGGTCATGCTCAATCTCAAGGATCCTAGCTTTGAAATCTATCAACAACGACAAAAGACTCTCAG TTTTGGAGATAGAGGCAAACGTCTGAAGCTTCAACAATTCGTTGCTAAAAAAGCTGACACCCTGTATGATAAAGCAAACTTGGAGAAACCTGCAGAAGGCAACAAGCAAGAGCTAGGAGATGAag aattttatgcTACAGTGCCAGCACTTGATACTTTTGTCACCATGGAGAAATCCCAGCGCATACGCAACTTTTTGGAG AGTTTGGTAGTTGGAGATGTAATTTACGCGCAAGTAATAGGTAAAAGCGCCGCAGGTCTGCTTCTGAAGGTGCTTTGCAACTGCAGTGACTGTCCCAGAGTCGTCACTGAATTAGGCGTTAAG GCACTGATATTAAATGCGGCCATTGTGCCGGCGGTGGACAAGAAAGGTGTAACAAGGGGCTACATGGCAAATGACCTCGTCTGCGTCGTAGTGAGTGAAGTAAGCGTTGAGGCCGAGCGAGTTGTTGCAGTTATGAACGTACCTGCCCGGGAAGGGCAAACACCACACCCACCTATGGGACTTATCCATTCCGATGATCTTCCAGAAGCCTATAA GAAAGCGATGGACAACAAAGGCCAGAGTTATGAAACGCTGTTGGAGAATAGTACTGGCTTCAACAATCCAAACAACATAAAATATCTGAGCGATTTGATCAGTCTCGGACAAGAAAATCATTCCAATATGGTTGGACTGAG AGAGAGATTTCCGCCGAATGAATACTCTTCTGAGTTGCGACAAGCGCAAGCGAGCAAGTGGGCATTCCGCAGTGTCGCTGATGGTATAGATCATTTCAAGGCCGGTCGTCATACCGAAGCTTTCCAGTGTCTCAACAAAGCGCTCACTGTTGATCCTCGCAATGTTGAGGGCTTAGTCGCCAGAGGAGCGTT ATATGCAAATAGCGGAAGCTTCAAGAAGGCAATTGACGACTTTGAAACGGCcctgaaattaaatcaaacgCACGCAAATGCTCGTAAGTATATGGCAGAAACACTGGTTGCGCTCGGCCGCAGTTACGAAGACGAGAAGAAGTATGAAGAGGCCCAAAAAGCGTATGAAGATTGCTTAGCGATCGCACCGTTTCACGAAGAAGCGCGCAATTCCATTGAGTACATAAAATCTAAGACTCTTACAGCGCCGCTGAATCCTCTCGATACCTTTAAGAGCTTTGAAACCGAGAACGACGTTGTAGAgaataagaaagataaaaagaagcGCAAGAAGGAAAGGAAATCTAGATCGAAGAAGAGACAGAGATGGAGTTCCAGCTCAAGTTCGTCATCCAGTGGATCTTCGAGCTCTTCAAGTTCAGAATCGAGCAGCTCGTCGTCGTCCGGAAGCTCGCGATCCGCATCCCGCTCACCAAGCCGTAAGCGCAAGCACAAGAAAGATCACCGTAGCTCACTTTCGCCGCTTAGCAAACGCATGGCTCAATATAATAATCCTCCGGCAGCAACTGCTACTACTCACGATACAGTAACGCCGGCTTCTTATACCGCAAATCCGCGCGAGAAAATGGACGACTATGAAATCAGAGTGCGCAAGTTTCTTGAACAAACCAAGGACGATTCTGATTACGAAGATAAG GTAAGAAAGTTCTTGGAGGAGACAGCGAGgtggaagagagaaaaggaaaagaaacattctgAGACTGAcaaaatgaagaagaagaagaagaaagagaagaagggGAAAGACAAGGAAAAGGAGGACAAGAAAAAtcgaaagaagaagaagaaggaagaaCGGAAAAAGCGTAAAAACAAGGACAAGCTCGAGCGAGATTTAGATGCTTTGAAAAAATCATCTTTACCGGACTTGGAACAGTTAGAATCCAGACTTAATGCTTATTATGCGAAGGTTGAGAAAGACTGTGCGGCGCTGAAAAG gTATGTAGCACAGTATAATGAGATACCTTCCCCTCTTAGCAACGCGGAGAAGCTCGCTGAAAGTTCACGTAGGGAGGAGGAGTTACGCagagagagggaaagggagagagacgAAGCCTCGAAGGCGTATCACGAACGAGAGTCCAGGGCGCCAATGACTGCCCAACAGAGGAAAGGTGCGTATAAAACGTTAAAGTGTATCACAAGCCGAATACATTGGTGGGATGAAAATTCATTACAATTGTCTATTGCAGAAATCCAAAGGAAACCGCTATCAGACATATTTGAACAAGATTCTCAACTGATTCATCCAGAACCAAAACTCCCCACGTTGGACACCGCTGCGTTGAATGCAAAATGGAAAGCTGCGCAAGCTGCTAG ACAAAAAGACGTTCCTCCGCAAAAGTGGCAAGATATCCCGTCAGAGAGCAAAAAGATGCAATCTAACGTTTTCGTGGACAGCGATGAGGACGATGACAATGAATTGGAGGAAAGGCTGCAACGCGCGGCTCTCGAGAAATCTTTGAACATACGAAAACAAATGCAACGCGAGCTCGCTGAGAAAAGGGCGCTGCCGCCTCAGCCTTCACCGACGCCACCACCACCGCTACCGAAAGAGCCGCCGATGCCGAAGCAAGCACCCGTCAAGTATCCTACGCCGCAGCCGCAAAACAAGTTCCAGTCTTACAAGGATCCTATGTCCGTGTCGCAGACTTCACCGACCAAGTTCGGTTCTAGCAATAACCTGGGTGGCAAGTTCCAACCGATCGGTCAGAACAGCGGAGTTGGACATCCACCGGAACCACCGCGTTCTTTGCCACCAACGAAAAACCAGAGCCAAGCCAAAGGTCCGAGGACCGATTCCGACAGCGAAAATGAGCGAGGTCAACACCGACAGACGCCGAAGAAACGCGACTCGAGCAGCCGGGGTGGTGTGAATAAGCGTATGAGCAGAGATCGTCCTGCGAAACGATCGCGTAGTCGTTCTCGGAGTGCCTCCAGTTCGGGCTCGTCAAGATCGCGATCGCCAAGACGAAGCCGCTCGCGTTCGTATTCGAATCGACGATCCGGCAGTTACGAAAGGAAATACAGTAGATCGCCTTCCGGCACGTACAGCCGATCACGATCACGCTCTCGATCCAGATCGTACAGCAGAAGTCGCAGTCGCAGCAGGTCGAATGACCGAGGTTACTACCGCAAGAGGCAATTTCGACCGTACAACAATCGCGGCACATATTACAAACCGCGTTTCCAGGTCTTTAACAATCCGAACCACCGCGGTGGCGGTAACAATTTCCAAAATCGAAATCGCTTCTATAACAATCAACACAACAATCGCTTCAATAATCGCCGTGGTTTCAACAATCGCGGGGGCCGTGGCGGTCGCGGTAACCGTGGCGGCAGATTCTTTCATGGTAAACAAGGCTTTCGTGACTTCCGCGACAGACGAGACTTTAGAGATCGTCGCGCGTCGTCGCGCGATCGTTACAGCGATCGCAGCTACTCACCCGATCCGATGAGGAAGGTCGACGAGGCAAAGGAGAAAATCAACAAGATGCTCGAGGGTGGCGAAGACGTCGAACATCAGCAGGGAGGCAGCGGAGGCTCAACTGTGCCGCCCAACAAGAGGCAAGCCGGACCTTTGAGCGAGGGCGAGGAAAGGGACGACGACGACTATGAGAGATGGGGAGATGGAGAAGGAGGCGACGCTGCTAACACCAAG AATGAGGTGGTCGAACCGGTCGACGATAAACTGGAAGGCAAGGAGTTCTTCATTGAGCGCATGAAGCAGCGAAGCAAGGATACTTTAATGCAGAGAGCCATTGCAGCTAAGATTTGGTAG
- the LOC105672728 gene encoding tetratricopeptide repeat protein 14 homolog isoform X3, which produces MESMDARLVAQALNYHGQQLQKVWEGERNENELVMLNLKDPSFEIYQQRQKTLSFGDRGKRLKLQQFVAKKADTLYDKANLEKPAEGNKQELGDEEFYATVPALDTFVTMEKSQRIRNFLESLVVGDVIYAQVIGKSAAGLLLKVLCNCSDCPRVVTELGVKALILNAAIVPAVDKKGVTRGYMANDLVCVVVSEVSVEAERVVAVMNVPAREGQTPHPPMGLIHSDDLPEAYKKAMDNKGQSYETLLENSTGFNNPNNIKYLSDLISLGQENHSNMVGLRERFPPNEYSSELRQAQASKWAFRSVADGIDHFKAGRHTEAFQCLNKALTVDPRNVEGLVARGALYANSGSFKKAIDDFETALKLNQTHANARKYMAETLVALGRSYEDEKKYEEAQKAYEDCLAIAPFHEEARNSIEYIKSKTLTAPLNPLDTFKSFETENDVVENKKDKKKRKKERKSRSKKRQRWSSSSSSSSSGSSSSSSSESSSSSSSGSSRSASRSPSRKRKHKKDHRSSLSPLSKRMAQYNNPPAATATTHDTVTPASYTANPREKMDDYEIRVRKFLEQTKDDSDYEDKVRKFLEETARWKREKEKKHSETDKMKKKKKKEKKGKDKEKEDKKNRKKKKKEERKKRKNKDKLERDLDALKKSSLPDLEQLESRLNAYYAKVEKDCAALKRYVAQYNEIPSPLSNAEKLAESSRREEELRRERERERDEASKAYHERESRAPMTAQQRKGAYKTLKCITSRIHWWDENSLQLSIAEIQRKPLSDIFEQDSQLIHPEPKLPTLDTAALNAKWKAAQAARQKDVPPQKWQDIPSESKKMQSNVFVDSDEDDDNELEERLQRAALEKSLNIRKQMQRELAEKRALPPQPSPTPPPPLPKEPPMPKQAPVKYPTPQPQNKFQSYKDPMSVSQTSPTKFGSSNNLGGKFQPIGQNSGVGHPPEPPRSLPPTKNQSQAKGPRTDSDSENERGQHRQTPKKRDSSSRGGVNKRMSRDRPAKRSRSRSRSASSSGSSRSRSPRRSRSRSYSNRRSGSYERKYSRSPSGTYSRSRSRSRSRSYSRSRSRSRSNDRGYYRKRQFRPYNNRGTYYKPRFQVFNNPNHRGGGNNFQNRNRFYNNQHNNRFNNRRGFNNRGGRGGRGNRGGRFFHGKQGFRDFRDRRDFRDRRASSRDRYSDRSYSPDPMRKVDEAKEKINKMLEGGEDVEHQQGGSGGSTVPPNKRQAGPLSEGEERDDDDYERWGDGEGGDAANTKVD; this is translated from the exons ATGGAATCTATGGATGCGCGTCTTGTGGCGCAAGCATTGAACTACCATGGCCAGCAGTTGCAGAAAGTGTGGGAAGGAGAACGCAACGAAAATGAACTGGTCATGCTCAATCTCAAGGATCCTAGCTTTGAAATCTATCAACAACGACAAAAGACTCTCAG TTTTGGAGATAGAGGCAAACGTCTGAAGCTTCAACAATTCGTTGCTAAAAAAGCTGACACCCTGTATGATAAAGCAAACTTGGAGAAACCTGCAGAAGGCAACAAGCAAGAGCTAGGAGATGAag aattttatgcTACAGTGCCAGCACTTGATACTTTTGTCACCATGGAGAAATCCCAGCGCATACGCAACTTTTTGGAG AGTTTGGTAGTTGGAGATGTAATTTACGCGCAAGTAATAGGTAAAAGCGCCGCAGGTCTGCTTCTGAAGGTGCTTTGCAACTGCAGTGACTGTCCCAGAGTCGTCACTGAATTAGGCGTTAAG GCACTGATATTAAATGCGGCCATTGTGCCGGCGGTGGACAAGAAAGGTGTAACAAGGGGCTACATGGCAAATGACCTCGTCTGCGTCGTAGTGAGTGAAGTAAGCGTTGAGGCCGAGCGAGTTGTTGCAGTTATGAACGTACCTGCCCGGGAAGGGCAAACACCACACCCACCTATGGGACTTATCCATTCCGATGATCTTCCAGAAGCCTATAA GAAAGCGATGGACAACAAAGGCCAGAGTTATGAAACGCTGTTGGAGAATAGTACTGGCTTCAACAATCCAAACAACATAAAATATCTGAGCGATTTGATCAGTCTCGGACAAGAAAATCATTCCAATATGGTTGGACTGAG AGAGAGATTTCCGCCGAATGAATACTCTTCTGAGTTGCGACAAGCGCAAGCGAGCAAGTGGGCATTCCGCAGTGTCGCTGATGGTATAGATCATTTCAAGGCCGGTCGTCATACCGAAGCTTTCCAGTGTCTCAACAAAGCGCTCACTGTTGATCCTCGCAATGTTGAGGGCTTAGTCGCCAGAGGAGCGTT ATATGCAAATAGCGGAAGCTTCAAGAAGGCAATTGACGACTTTGAAACGGCcctgaaattaaatcaaacgCACGCAAATGCTCGTAAGTATATGGCAGAAACACTGGTTGCGCTCGGCCGCAGTTACGAAGACGAGAAGAAGTATGAAGAGGCCCAAAAAGCGTATGAAGATTGCTTAGCGATCGCACCGTTTCACGAAGAAGCGCGCAATTCCATTGAGTACATAAAATCTAAGACTCTTACAGCGCCGCTGAATCCTCTCGATACCTTTAAGAGCTTTGAAACCGAGAACGACGTTGTAGAgaataagaaagataaaaagaagcGCAAGAAGGAAAGGAAATCTAGATCGAAGAAGAGACAGAGATGGAGTTCCAGCTCAAGTTCGTCATCCAGTGGATCTTCGAGCTCTTCAAGTTCAGAATCGAGCAGCTCGTCGTCGTCCGGAAGCTCGCGATCCGCATCCCGCTCACCAAGCCGTAAGCGCAAGCACAAGAAAGATCACCGTAGCTCACTTTCGCCGCTTAGCAAACGCATGGCTCAATATAATAATCCTCCGGCAGCAACTGCTACTACTCACGATACAGTAACGCCGGCTTCTTATACCGCAAATCCGCGCGAGAAAATGGACGACTATGAAATCAGAGTGCGCAAGTTTCTTGAACAAACCAAGGACGATTCTGATTACGAAGATAAG GTAAGAAAGTTCTTGGAGGAGACAGCGAGgtggaagagagaaaaggaaaagaaacattctgAGACTGAcaaaatgaagaagaagaagaagaaagagaagaagggGAAAGACAAGGAAAAGGAGGACAAGAAAAAtcgaaagaagaagaagaaggaagaaCGGAAAAAGCGTAAAAACAAGGACAAGCTCGAGCGAGATTTAGATGCTTTGAAAAAATCATCTTTACCGGACTTGGAACAGTTAGAATCCAGACTTAATGCTTATTATGCGAAGGTTGAGAAAGACTGTGCGGCGCTGAAAAG gTATGTAGCACAGTATAATGAGATACCTTCCCCTCTTAGCAACGCGGAGAAGCTCGCTGAAAGTTCACGTAGGGAGGAGGAGTTACGCagagagagggaaagggagagagacgAAGCCTCGAAGGCGTATCACGAACGAGAGTCCAGGGCGCCAATGACTGCCCAACAGAGGAAAGGTGCGTATAAAACGTTAAAGTGTATCACAAGCCGAATACATTGGTGGGATGAAAATTCATTACAATTGTCTATTGCAGAAATCCAAAGGAAACCGCTATCAGACATATTTGAACAAGATTCTCAACTGATTCATCCAGAACCAAAACTCCCCACGTTGGACACCGCTGCGTTGAATGCAAAATGGAAAGCTGCGCAAGCTGCTAG ACAAAAAGACGTTCCTCCGCAAAAGTGGCAAGATATCCCGTCAGAGAGCAAAAAGATGCAATCTAACGTTTTCGTGGACAGCGATGAGGACGATGACAATGAATTGGAGGAAAGGCTGCAACGCGCGGCTCTCGAGAAATCTTTGAACATACGAAAACAAATGCAACGCGAGCTCGCTGAGAAAAGGGCGCTGCCGCCTCAGCCTTCACCGACGCCACCACCACCGCTACCGAAAGAGCCGCCGATGCCGAAGCAAGCACCCGTCAAGTATCCTACGCCGCAGCCGCAAAACAAGTTCCAGTCTTACAAGGATCCTATGTCCGTGTCGCAGACTTCACCGACCAAGTTCGGTTCTAGCAATAACCTGGGTGGCAAGTTCCAACCGATCGGTCAGAACAGCGGAGTTGGACATCCACCGGAACCACCGCGTTCTTTGCCACCAACGAAAAACCAGAGCCAAGCCAAAGGTCCGAGGACCGATTCCGACAGCGAAAATGAGCGAGGTCAACACCGACAGACGCCGAAGAAACGCGACTCGAGCAGCCGGGGTGGTGTGAATAAGCGTATGAGCAGAGATCGTCCTGCGAAACGATCGCGTAGTCGTTCTCGGAGTGCCTCCAGTTCGGGCTCGTCAAGATCGCGATCGCCAAGACGAAGCCGCTCGCGTTCGTATTCGAATCGACGATCCGGCAGTTACGAAAGGAAATACAGTAGATCGCCTTCCGGCACGTACAGCCGATCACGATCACGCTCTCGATCCAGATCGTACAGCAGAAGTCGCAGTCGCAGCAGGTCGAATGACCGAGGTTACTACCGCAAGAGGCAATTTCGACCGTACAACAATCGCGGCACATATTACAAACCGCGTTTCCAGGTCTTTAACAATCCGAACCACCGCGGTGGCGGTAACAATTTCCAAAATCGAAATCGCTTCTATAACAATCAACACAACAATCGCTTCAATAATCGCCGTGGTTTCAACAATCGCGGGGGCCGTGGCGGTCGCGGTAACCGTGGCGGCAGATTCTTTCATGGTAAACAAGGCTTTCGTGACTTCCGCGACAGACGAGACTTTAGAGATCGTCGCGCGTCGTCGCGCGATCGTTACAGCGATCGCAGCTACTCACCCGATCCGATGAGGAAGGTCGACGAGGCAAAGGAGAAAATCAACAAGATGCTCGAGGGTGGCGAAGACGTCGAACATCAGCAGGGAGGCAGCGGAGGCTCAACTGTGCCGCCCAACAAGAGGCAAGCCGGACCTTTGAGCGAGGGCGAGGAAAGGGACGACGACGACTATGAGAGATGGGGAGATGGAGAAGGAGGCGACGCTGCTAACACCAAGGTTGACTAG